From Daucus carota subsp. sativus chromosome 6, DH1 v3.0, whole genome shotgun sequence, the proteins below share one genomic window:
- the LOC108226442 gene encoding mitochondrial outer membrane protein porin of 34 kDa isoform X1 has translation MYILLSCDNCDGFLISDNVYLIQLEIFNKDYGKLKFSPNVSSRFVIGSAGNGVYMSVYSAHLKSGIFSADIKFNLLTNPNVLTNFAIDGRSLFPGMKAFCRFDILKPKSDVIGVEYQHKYAGINVHIMRLTGNPILNFSSFVRDSTTALETDVSYDMRTAKFSGGITLRYVGLKNTFMFGYKGSTLNASYCHKVNCNLWKNMNVIQRALASLSIIAVSAEASHNLSTHQNTITYHTKFALSSATILKACYDNHGVATFVMLSKVNQNSRVAISSVFYTRDSDSSAMFGVSFGTKF, from the exons atgtatatattattatcatgtgATAACTGCGATGGGTTTCTGATTTCTGATAATGTTTACTTGATTCAATTAGAAATTTTTAACAAGGATTACGGCAAGCTCAAGTTCAGTCCCAATGTTTCATCTAGATTT GTTATTGGATCAGCGGGAAATGGTGTATACATGTCTGTGTACAGTGCACATCTGAAAAGCGGAATTTTTAGTGCTGACATCAAATTTAACTTGCTCACAAATCCTAAT GTTCTCACCAACTTCGCCATTGATGGACGTTCTCTTTTTCCTGGTATGAAGGCTTTTTGTAGATTCGACATTCTGAAGCCGAAATCTGACGTG ATAGGAGTTGAATACCAACATAAATATGCTGGGATCAATGTACACATCATGAGGTTGACTGGAAACCCTATTCTTAACTTCTCTAGCTTTGTAAGAGATAGCACTACTGCACTGGAAACAGATGTCTCATATGATATGAGAACGGCAAAATTTTCCGGTGGTATTACCCTTCGCTATGTAGGCCTGAAGAACACCTTCATGTT TGGTTATAAAGGGAGCACATTGAACGCATCCTACTGCCATAAAGTAAATTGCAACCTCTGGAAGAACATGAACGTCATTCAACGTGCATTGGCTTCTCTGTCTATTATAGCAGTCAGTGCTGAAGCAAGTCATAATTTATCTACCCATCAAAATACTATCACCTATCACACTAAGTTTGCATTGAGTTCTGCGACCATACTGAAAGCATGTTACGACAACCATGGTGTGGCAACTTTTGTTATGTTAAGCAAGGTTAATCAGAATTCCCGTGTTGCCATTTCAAGTGTGTTTTACACCAGGGATTCAGACAGCAGTGCAATGTTTGGAGTGAGTTTCGGTACCAAGTTCTAA
- the LOC108226442 gene encoding mitochondrial outer membrane protein porin of 36 kDa isoform X2: MYILLSCDNCDGFLISDNVYLIQLEIFNKDYGKLKFSPNVSSRFVIGSAGNGVYMSVYSAHLKSGIFSADIKFNLLTNPNVLTNFAIDGRSLFPGMKAFCRFDILKPKSDVIGVEYQHKYAGINVHIMRLTGNPILNFSSFVRDSTTALETDVSYDMRTAKFSGGITLRYVGLKNTFMLEHIERILLP; the protein is encoded by the exons atgtatatattattatcatgtgATAACTGCGATGGGTTTCTGATTTCTGATAATGTTTACTTGATTCAATTAGAAATTTTTAACAAGGATTACGGCAAGCTCAAGTTCAGTCCCAATGTTTCATCTAGATTT GTTATTGGATCAGCGGGAAATGGTGTATACATGTCTGTGTACAGTGCACATCTGAAAAGCGGAATTTTTAGTGCTGACATCAAATTTAACTTGCTCACAAATCCTAAT GTTCTCACCAACTTCGCCATTGATGGACGTTCTCTTTTTCCTGGTATGAAGGCTTTTTGTAGATTCGACATTCTGAAGCCGAAATCTGACGTG ATAGGAGTTGAATACCAACATAAATATGCTGGGATCAATGTACACATCATGAGGTTGACTGGAAACCCTATTCTTAACTTCTCTAGCTTTGTAAGAGATAGCACTACTGCACTGGAAACAGATGTCTCATATGATATGAGAACGGCAAAATTTTCCGGTGGTATTACCCTTCGCTATGTAGGCCTGAAGAACACCTTCATGTT GGAGCACATTGAACGCATCCTACTGCCATAA
- the LOC108226441 gene encoding mitochondrial outer membrane protein porin of 36 kDa, with the protein MGKGLNFYSDARKTKRDLLHKDHSHSNNVKFRPDAPPGLAITSSMKNGVYLSTISTQLKNRNLTADINVKLGRHPNVFVNLVHDQRHLLPGLKAIGNFNILKPKSQTIGLRYLYDCADISMNITGLTRTPILNFSCLLGHNMASLGTDVSFDTKTGKFPRCSAKISFGYAGLIASLTLNDKRKTLNAFYYHKVRGKLSKNTNIIQRALTSVSITAVGAEATHNLSTKENTITIGTQFALSRSTTLKARINNIGTTSVVMESKWNGKSFVTISGEVDIKALDKTPKLGVAFSTRS; encoded by the exons ATGGGAAAGGGTCTTAATTTCTACTCTGATGCTCGCAAGACAAAAAGAG ATCTTCTTCACAAGGATCACAGTCACAGCAACAATGTCAAGTTCCGGCCCGATGCTCCTCCTGGACTT GCTATTACATCTTCGATGAAAAATGGAGTTTACTTGTCTACTATCAGCACACAGCTTAAGAACAGGAACTTAACTGCTGATATTAATGTTAAACTGGGCAGGCATCCAAAC GTTTTCGTCAACTTAGTTCATGATCAACGTCACCTTCTTCCTGGGTTAAAGGCTATTGGTAACTTCAATATTCTCAAGCCGAAATCTCAAACA ATCGGACTTCGTTACCTATATGACTGTGCTGATATCAGTATGAACATTACTGGATTGACTAGAACCCCCATTCTCAACTTCTCATGCTTGCTCGGCCATAATATGGCATCACTAGGGACCGATGTCTCATTTGACACAAAAACAGGAAAATTCCCCAGATGCAGTGCTAAGATTAGCTTTGGCTATGCAGGCCTAATTGCTTCTTTAACCCT TAATGATAAAAGGAAGACTCTGAATGCCTTTTACTACCACAAGGTGCGTGGCAAGCTCTCAAAGAACACAAACATCATTCAACGTGCATTGACATCTGTATCCATAACAGCAGTTGGCGCTGAAGCAACTCacaacttatcaacaaaagagaATACCATCACTATTGGCACTCAGTTCGCTCTGAGTCGTTCAACCACACTGAAAGCGCGTATAAACAACATTGGCACGACAAGTGTTGTTATGGAAAGCAAGTGGAACGGGAAGTCTTTTGTTACTATATCAGGTGAAGTTGACATCAAGGCTTTGGACAAGACCCCCAAGTTGGGAGTGGCCTTTTCTACCAGATCATAA
- the LOC108226438 gene encoding uncharacterized protein LOC108226438 — MAGMASGTKITDMGMDSLIHCASFLNLQDISNLSLTCKYLNSLAYSDSIWRSFFRQRWPQQEPSSISERSSVREAYITRNFDVQQFKFVDPFAADILTDAKPFDNLFINKNDIVFSQGPAINIMKIDSFLKRREPLLTLRDHSARVSCMRFYSLDETSLFRSETQRNEKVLVTSSYDHSIRLWWKGNCQRCFRGHSGPVTTLSDKLLGEGSGKVFASGGDDGTVRLWSLNLNGKRGQHALRATLYGHGKPLVLMSVAGHKSSLLVSMSKDSKLRLWDTATSSSSSSCCVGMTSIPGAPVGLKCHESLLFVAAGSSVVAIDLRTMKKVFSTPYYPPSLFSFEILPSKSLICTGGMNSAMLWDMRTFSETVKTKPLGLLDGHIGPVKFLHMDRYKVVSGSPEDPFVNVWESDTGRQTNILACNPTGGLHSTTGGSAIAVNGCEIVTGSCTEGQGIIHYRNFNYATSQVLAEENEGGSKFWGPQHCSDSYESDS; from the exons ATGGCTGGAATGGCGAGTGGCACCAAAATAACGGATATGGGTATGGACTCTTTGATTCACTGCGCCAGCTTTCTCAATCTTCAAGATATCTCCAATTTGTCTCTCACCTGCAAATACCTCAATTCACTTGCTTATTCTGATTCCATCTGGCGATCCTTCttcag ACAGAGATGGCCTCAACAAGAACCTTCTAGCATCTCAGAACGCTCAAGTGTGAGAGAAGCATACATCACTAGAAATTTTGATGTGCAGCAATTTAAATTTGTTGACCCTTTTGCTGCTGATATTCTCACTGATGCAAAACCTTTTGACAATTTGTTCATCAACAAAAATGATATTGTTTTCTCACAG GGTCCAGCAATAAACATAATGAAGATTGATAGCTTTCTAAAGAGAAGAGAGCCTCTCCTAACGCTCCGTGATCATAGTGCTCGAGTCAGTTGTATGAG ATTCTATTCTCTCGATGAGACTTCTTTATTCCGTAGTGAGACACAAAGAAATGAGAAAGTTTTGGTAACATCAAGCTATGACCACTCCATTCGCCTATGGTGGAAG GGAAATTGCCAGAGATGTTTCAGAGGTCACAGCGGGCCAGTTACGACACTTTCAGATAAATTGTTGGGTGAAGGTAGTGGCAAAGTATTTGCGAGTGGAGGTGATGATGGTACTGTTCGACTCTGGTCACTAAACTTAAACGGAAAGCGTGGTCAACATGCTTTAAGAGCTACACTTTATGGTCATGGGAAGCCATTAGTACTGATGTCAGTTGCAGG GCACAAAAGTTCTCTTTTGGTGAGCATGTCCAAAGATTCAAAG TTGAGGCTTTGGGATACCGCTACATCATCTTCGAGTTCTTCGTGCTGTGTCGGGATGACTTCGATACCTGGTGCACCTGTTGGCCTGAAATGCCATGAATCACTTCTTTTTGTAGCTGCTGGTTCTTCGGTTGTTGCAATTGATTTGAGAACCATGAAAAAGGTTTTCAGCACACCATATTATCCGCCAAgtttgttttcatttgaaatactTCCTTCCAAATCATTAATCTGCACTGGTGGCATGAACAG TGCAATGCTTTGGGATATGAGAACATTCTCTGAGACGGTGAAAACAAAGCCTTTAGGTTTGCTGGATGGGCATATTGGTCCAGTCAAGTTTTTGCACATGGATCGGTATAAAGTAGTTTCAGGAAGTCCTGAGGATCCATTTGTCAATGTTTGGGAGTCTGACACAGGTCGACAAACAAATATCTTGGCTTGCAACCCTACTGGTGGTCTGCATTCTACCACAGGTGGTTCTGCCATTGCTGTTAATGGTTGTGAAATAGTCACTGGTAGCTGCACTGAAGGACAGGGGATTATACACTACAGGAACTTCAACTATGCTACCAGTCAAGTTTTAGCAGAAGAGAATGAAGGTGGTTCGAAGTTTTGGGGTCCTCAACATTGTAGTGACAGTTATGAATCTGATAGCTGA
- the LOC108226439 gene encoding B3 domain-containing protein REM16 has product MGSQGKMIRYLDFEIITLRKGSVATWGSQETSCTPTISQGVFKDFRTEPQGQYNVEYFYSISFGYLLVFEYKGDSKFQVLIFDPSASEIDYSLARKDKPGSVKSAQVKVRQIDIDDSSSSDDLIRPCKKTKAEPSSEASPKLGQEKAKEASKVDKDRALAVANAFKSKNVSFIHVMKESHMVGGGWPNVYIPKSFKEAYTWQSNQKLILVVEGRSWVVFCNMNSKCNQCRISRGWTIFAGDNSLRVGDVCVFELISSSSKKFKVFISRASKETNCEENERLPRVRSEADKARVLQSLKAYKPNRPFFSVEVHRSYLYGGSMTVPLDFIESNITKDSCRVVLQLPDGRVWSVKCYINKKCAKFSAGWKNFATENNLAAGDFCVFELVKERLLNVVIFRVES; this is encoded by the exons ATGGGTTCACAAGGAAAAATG ATTAGATACTTAGATTTCGAAATCATAACACTGAGAAAGGGCTCTG TTGCAACTTGGGGGAGTCAAGAAACAAGTTGCACACCTA CTATTTCCCAAGGAGTTTTTAAGGATTTTCGGACAGAACCTCAAGGACAGTATAATGTTGAAT ACTTTTATTCCATAAGTTTTGGTTATCTGCTAGTTtttgagtacaagggagactcCAAATTTCAAGTACTCATATTTGACCCAAGTGCCTCGGAGATAGATTATTCATTAGCTAGGAAGGACAAACCTGGCTCTGTCAAATCAGCTCAAGTGAAAGTAAGGCAAATTGATATTGATGATTCCAGTAGTTCTGATGATCTGATCAGGCCTTGCAAGAAGACGAAAGCTGAACCTAGTTCAGAAGCATCACCTAAATTGGGACAAGAAAAAG CAAAAGAGGCATCTAAAGTGGACAAAGATAGAGCACTTGCAGTGGCGAAtgcttttaaatcaaagaatGTGTCTTTCATTCATGTTATGAAAGAGTCACATATGGTAGGTGGAGGATGGCCTAACGTG TATATCCCAAAGAGCTTTAAAGAAGCATATACCTGGCAGAGCAATCAGAAACTTATTCTCGTCGTTGAAGGAAGATCTTGGGTTGTTTTTTGCAATATGAATTCGAAGTGCAACCAGTGTAGAATTAGTCGTGGATGGACTATATTTGCAGGGGACAATTCACTGCGTGTAGGTGATGTTTGTGTTTTTGAGCTTATCAGCAGCTCTAGCAAAAAATTCAAAGTCTTCATATCTCGAGCTTCAAAGGAAACAAACT gtgaagaaaatgaaagattgcCCAGGGTACGAAGTGAAGCAGACAAAGCTAGAGTGCTTCAATCTCTTAAAGCTTACAAACCAAATCGCCCCTTCTTCAGTGTCGAGGTTCACAGATCTTACTTGTATGGTGGATCCATG ACTGTACCATTGGATTTTATAGAGAGCAACATAACCAAAGACAGTTGCCGTGTTGTCCTTCAACTTCCCGATGGAAGAGTTTGGTCAGTCAAGTGCTACATCAACAAGAAGTGCGCCAAATTTAGTGCTGGTTGGAAGAACTTCGCAACAGAAAATAATTTGGCTGCAGGTGACTTCTGTGTGTTTGAGTTGGTTAAGGAAAGGTTGTTGAATGTTGTCATTTTTCGTGTTGAATCATAA
- the LOC108226125 gene encoding UDP-glycosyltransferase 708G1 → MSTSSNQPLQPHIALFPSAGMGHLTPFLRVAAMLDAHNVNVTLITPQPTLSAAESDTIDSFFAIHPQIKRLDFHVIPYNPPTPDDPFFIQWEATNRSLHLLPPLISSLSPPLTAFFSDFSMATNMIPITDRLGIPNFILLTTSARFLSVMAYSPFLSSPEISNTNMNHITIPGLTSNIPKSSIPPPLLRPGKSLFASTLASNILSFSKVKGILLNSFEFFESETITAFNNDQVQQGFPPVLPIGPISPYGLVQDHHPLPWLNEQPAKSVLYVSFGSRTALSKDQIKALAEGLDRSGHRFLWVLKGGKVDKEDKEELDELLGHSFLERTRNKGIVVKGWVSQEDILQHPAVGGFVSHCGWNSVMEAALHGVPVLAWPLHGDQRINAELVEKSGLGLWEREWGWGGEKLIDGEEIAEKIKVVMEDEVLRGKACNVGKEARRAVQKDGGSEKVLAQVINSLKPKE, encoded by the coding sequence ATGTCAACCAGCAGCAACCAGCCCCTGCAACCTCATATAGCCCTCTTTCCTTCTGCCGGCATGGGTCACTTGACTCCATTCCTCCGTGTCGCCGCCATGCTGGATGCACACAATGTTAATGTCACCCTCATCACTCCCCAACCCACACTCTCTGCTGCAGAATCAGACACCATTGACTCTTTTTTCGCAATTCATCCTCAAATCAAACGCCTTGATTTCCATGTCATTCCTTATAATCCACCAACCCCTGATGACCCTTTTTTCATTCAATGGGAAGCTACTAATCGCTCACTCCATCTACTTCCTCCTCTGATTTCTTCTCTATCGCCACCCTTAACGGCATTTTTCTCCGATTTTAGCATGGCTACTAATATGATTCCCATTACTGATCGTCTTGGAATACCCAACTTTATCCTTCTGACTACTTCAGCAAGATTTTTATCCGTGATGGCTTACTCTCCGTTTCTGTCAAGTCCTGAAATATCAAACACTAATATGAATCACATAACAATTCCGGGTTTGACCAGTAATATACCAAAATCAAGCATTCCCCCGCCACTTCTTCGTCCAGGGAAAAGCCTCTTTGCCTCAACTTTAGCTTCCAACATTCTGTCATTCTCGAAAGTAAAAGGTATCTTACTCAACAGCTTTGAATTCTTCGAGTCTGAGACGATTACTGCATTCAACAATGATCAAGTTCAACAAGGCTTCCCACCTGTTCTCCCAATAGGCCCAATTAGCCCATATGGACTCGTACAAGATCATCATCCGCTTCCATGGCTGAATGAGCAGCCTGCTAAGTCTGTACTATACGTGAGCTTTGGAAGCCGAACAGCTCTGTCGAAAGATCAAATAAAAGCGCTGGCAGAGGGACTGGACAGAAGCGGCCACAGGTTCTTGTGGGTGCTCAAAGGGGGCAAAGTGGATAAAGAAGACAAGGAAGAGCTGGATGAGTTGTTAGGCCACTCGTTTCTCGAGAGGACGAGAAATAAAGGAATTGTAGTGAAAGGATGGGTGAGCCAAGAAGATATTCTGCAGCACCCTGCAGTTGGAGGATTTGTGAGTCATTGCGGATGGAACTCAGTGATGGAAGCAGCTCTGCATGGAGTGCCTGTCTTAGCCTGGCCGCTCCACGGGGATCAGAGGATAAACGCTGAACTTGTCGAGAAATCGGGGCTGGGATTGTGGGAGAGGGAATGGGGGTGGGGTGGAGAGAAGCTGATTGATGGAGAAGAGATTGCAGAAAAAATAAAGGTGGTCATGGAAGATGAGGTACTGAGAGGCAAGGCATGTAATGTGGGAAAAGAGGCTAGAAGGGCTGTTCAGAAAGATGGGGGATCTGAGAAAGTTTTGGCACAAGTTATCAACTCACTGAAACCTAAAGAATGA